Proteins found in one Bdellovibrionota bacterium genomic segment:
- a CDS encoding DUF192 domain-containing protein, with protein sequence MYRVRNMTRQMILADRVEQANRLWPRMKGLLGRSNLPEGHGLWISHCNSIHTWFMRFPIDVVFVSSDQRVVRLLEQVSPFRMTRPSLSARSVLELAAGTLARRLTHVGDQLSLEMFS encoded by the coding sequence ATGTACCGCGTCCGGAACATGACCCGTCAGATGATTCTCGCCGACCGGGTGGAGCAGGCGAATCGGCTTTGGCCGAGAATGAAGGGTCTTCTCGGCCGATCGAACCTGCCGGAAGGTCACGGTCTTTGGATTTCCCACTGCAACTCGATCCATACGTGGTTCATGCGATTTCCCATCGACGTCGTATTCGTCTCTTCGGATCAAAGAGTGGTCCGCCTTCTCGAGCAGGTTTCTCCGTTTCGAATGACTCGCCCCTCGCTGTCCGCTCGGTCGGTACTCGAACTAGCGGCCGGAACACTCGCTCGGCGGTTGACGCACGTCGGAGACCAGTTGAGCTTGGAGATGTTTTCGTGA
- a CDS encoding FHA domain-containing protein, with the protein MKASLKIVAGGADRKIIPLKRGKYGIGRAEGMAIQIDSRQVSRQHAEIVVEENCIRLVDLGSANGTVLNGVPVENEKLRNGDRISIGEVVIEFESDIPDETKRSPVTRFPQKKTLRSVARPAEARPSRNPRSVRFVVTGALMLLSASISIFGSLAFRSVMIDRLEAASLERAQSLIRYMAEKNREDLRLGNELLLDADSILQEKGVREAEIVGTKGRILAPISKLHQVTNDLFVKEALAQKSDRPILPSPRLGDGTYVLVHPIRAYDDAHGVYETLGVAKILFSPEDAVGSVSAMNRLIFVILGLAVGLSLLLGWLLSKPLTQPLVRLAERIHLHRAGHAASDDNSGADQVPFSDWAPLVDAVDRLTEDREE; encoded by the coding sequence GTGAAGGCCTCCCTGAAAATCGTCGCGGGCGGCGCCGACCGCAAAATCATCCCTCTCAAACGGGGGAAATACGGGATCGGCCGCGCGGAGGGGATGGCGATCCAGATCGACTCGCGGCAAGTTTCCCGCCAGCATGCCGAGATCGTCGTGGAGGAAAATTGCATCCGTCTTGTGGACCTCGGCAGCGCAAACGGCACCGTTTTGAACGGCGTCCCGGTGGAGAACGAGAAACTCCGAAACGGCGACCGAATTTCCATCGGCGAAGTGGTGATCGAATTCGAAAGCGACATTCCGGATGAAACCAAGCGCAGTCCGGTGACTCGCTTTCCGCAAAAGAAAACTCTCCGTTCCGTGGCTCGCCCGGCAGAGGCCCGGCCGTCGCGAAACCCCCGGTCCGTTCGTTTTGTGGTCACCGGTGCGCTGATGCTTCTCTCCGCGTCGATCAGTATTTTCGGGAGCCTCGCGTTCCGAAGCGTCATGATCGACCGCCTCGAGGCCGCTTCGCTGGAACGAGCTCAAAGCCTAATCCGGTATATGGCGGAGAAAAATCGCGAGGACCTCCGCCTCGGAAATGAACTTCTACTGGATGCCGACTCCATTCTCCAAGAGAAAGGAGTTCGGGAAGCGGAGATCGTGGGGACAAAGGGGCGAATCTTGGCCCCCATTTCCAAACTTCATCAAGTGACCAACGACCTTTTTGTGAAGGAGGCACTGGCACAGAAATCGGATCGACCGATTTTGCCGAGCCCGCGGCTCGGCGATGGAACCTACGTTTTGGTCCATCCGATACGGGCCTACGACGACGCTCACGGAGTTTATGAAACGTTGGGCGTGGCCAAGATCCTCTTCTCCCCGGAAGATGCCGTCGGCTCCGTCTCCGCCATGAACCGGCTGATCTTCGTCATCTTAGGCCTGGCGGTCGGCCTCTCGTTGCTGCTGGGATGGCTCCTTTCCAAACCACTGACCCAGCCGCTCGTACGCCTTGCGGAAAGAATCCATCTGCATCGCGCCGGTCACGCGGCTTCCGATGACAATTCCGGTGCCGATCAGGTACCCTTCTCAGATTGGGCCCCACTGGTCGATGCAGTGGACAGGCTCACTGAGGACCGCGAGGAATGA